gtgggtaacgtcacagaagaCCTACTCATAAAATTAACCTCACTGCAAATTTAATTGAAAAGTTGGCAGCCCTGTAACACTGTTGACACAAAAGTTTACTTTTCAAGTAAAGGCATAAACTACATGTCCACCTCAAAGTGGaatcttatcttattttcatCTCTAGTCTTTTCAGCTTCAGCGCTCATGTGGAAGTCAGTATTCAGATGCACGCTATCTCATTGTACTTTCAGTGCAGTACAGTCATGTATCATCCTGTCCCTTTTCTTCATGACAAAACCCCAACAAAGGAAAAGTATAGGAATGACGTCATTGCAGAAATACTTTGAATaaatgaggaagaggaagtgctGAGAGTAGGGGATGTGTTGTCTCTCCACCATGGCTCCACAAGGaagttggtaatcttcttcaaaaaatgtttgttatttttgttggAATTATCTTtgcatcccgacagcaatctgCTCttactaaaaaaagaaaaaaatcaggtATCTGTgtctgtcgcaggactgtaataagcccgtccaatcattttgTGCAGCCCCAATGCGTGAGGTAGAGGCTACAAGTTGTCCCCAATGTGGTCTCATTTACACACTATTAATTTAATGattacatatttaaaaatgtctacTTTCATATCTTAACAGTTGATGTTTATAATTACATCACCTTTAAGTCGCTGTCCCACTtcatctctcttttcttcttggttttgtctgtcttgttttctctctctcgacTGTCTAGGTTCTGGGACTGCTCCAGTGGGCATTGATAGCCAGCGCCCCCTACACGGCGTTGCCAGCGTATGGCTGGGTGATGTTTGTGGCCGTCACTGTATGGATCCTCACCACCATCCTCTTCTTTATGATCCTATTGGGCACCCAGCGAAAACTCACATCCATCCCCTGGCCCCTGGCGGTAAGAAGGGACgagggggggagaggaggagggatgggaaagagagagaatgaaaggtTTTTGAGATTTGTTATGCTCGAGTGAGAACAGCTtccaaatgccaaaaaaaaagttttgttccagtctaaacaacaataaacaggGTAGCTCTCTACCTTGTTGTTCTGATGATGGAGAGACCTTTAAACCTGGGTATTCCAGGGTATGATCAAATGTGCTTTTATTTAGCAGATTCTGTCCTTAAagcccttttttttaattatttattatttattatttattatttattaatttattatttattatttattaatttattatttattatcgaTTATATTACGTTTTATTAAACATGAACGACTTAATAAGAAACAATCAAAAGTTTGAAAAGAGACATCCTTGGCTATTATTTGTGATGAATTTAATACTCAAAAATTCTATTGATAACTGTTGAATCGGGTGCCCAGTGAGAAAAGTacagaaaataaatctgtcATGTGAAATCACCAAATCTAATTTAAAATGATACCATTGACAGCACTGAGTCTCCCTGGTCAGTTGATATTAGTCGTATCCAGATATAATAGATATCTAGATATACTGGCCAATAAGGCACACTCTGATGAGACATAATCTCTGCTGTCAAGATCTGAGTGCATTTGGTCATTAAATGCACTGATAAATGGTtcaaaaacaagaagaagacaGATGGATTTATATTGAAGTGTCGCTGCAAGGATCGGGATCATTTGTGGTTTGGTCAAATGAAAAGAGGATGAAAATTGCAATAGAAAGGTAGGGGGCAATTAATAAAGGGGGACACAGGGACTGAAGCTCTGAGGAAATGTGGCtaattttcctcctctttcGCTAGGTGATGCTGTATCACGCCGTAGCCACGGTCCTCTATCTGACCGCCTTCCTGGCCAACGCAGTATCTGTGTACCCCTACCGCTTCAGCTATTTCTACGGACATATGGGAGCTGCCGCCGTAAGATGCTTGACACCACTAACactcacacaaatacaaaagaCCAGGTTTAACATGCAAGAAACACTGTGATCACCCTCTGAGGATGTGTCTGCAAAGGCAAATCCCTGAGAAGAAACAATAGTTCAACAGGTCAACAGAATCTATCAGAATGTAGGCCTGGAGAGGCTTCCATTCATTCAGTCATCCAACATTTGAACACTGGGCACATTTTGTATgttttccctccctccttctctctcaatGCCGTCACTGTTTGGCTAGGTGTGTTTCTGATAGCATAGTTTACTTATCAGGCTGTGGCAGGTACACACACCCGAAACTTGTGAGATGTGAGAGAGGCAGAATAAAGACGAAGGCTGAGGCTTTATTGTGGCTCACATGGCTGGTGTAGCATGTCATGTGATTGTAAGTGTGTTTCAGTCCAGTTACCTTTGTACCACAGCTCGCTCCTCCTCTCTGCCGAGTCAATGTTCAATCAGGAGATGTAGGGCAGCAGATGGAAgggtaatgtgtgtgtttgtgagtgggAGACAAAAAATGCCACAGTGAAGACCACCAGTGTCAGGAAGTGCAGGCTAGATATCCCGTTTCATAGTCTTTTCCACAGGCTAAAGTCCATGCTGGTTTACAGCTCCGGTAGCATTTAGCACAtatgatgaacacacacacaaccacacacacacactcacacacgtgGCCCTGCTGGCCCCTGTCCTATCACAAACTCTTATCAGTTGcattttactgcctttttactgaGGCACACCAGTCCAGATAAATTTGCATTCACCAGGGATAATGGCCGATTAGGACATTGTTATAGCCACTGAATTCACAGCACCTGGAATCTTTATAGATGTGAATACATAAAGGCGTGAATCTTTGATTTGTTGGCTGTTGAAGGTTTGAGACCTTTGCTCTGATTCCTGCAGTCATTTAAGAGGTTTAATTTCCTCTCaatgtctctctgtttgtctccctccctgtttctctgcctctctgtctgtctgttcagtTCTTCGGTGCTGCGGTGACCGTGGCGTACGGTGCCAGTGCGTTCTTCTCCTATTTGGACTGGAAGGGAGATGGAGGAAACGCTGCCACCAGCACAGTGCCAACCTAGGACTCAAACCTTTGATGCTGATCCCGGAAAAAGActattcatgttttctttcccACAAGATGCTGTAGTTATTTGGCTAGTGTACTATCAGTTGATAGTTGAGCATTACTGCTGACTCTGGTAACCCAAATCCTGACATCTTCTTAACCCCAGTATTAACAATAAGATGAAACCTAATTCAGACATAAGATATCCTGTATTATATAACTTTTTAATCAAACTCATTAGACTTTTACCTTCACATTATGAAAAGAAATTGTACATCAGTACTGGATTATCCCCATAAAATGAACTGTATCACCACAACACAATATTTCTTTGAAGGGGCTCTGCTCTGGTGGAGTGAACTGAGGCCTTAATAATACTTTTAATATTGTAAAAGCACAAATTCTTGGGAATACCATGACGTATAGGCATAATATAGTTACTATAACATCTCTAGATTgtatttaaaatacaaataagatGCCTCGCTATGCACTTAAAgcaatagttcgacattttggaaaattccaaaGTCTTGCCCTCTTGCCAGGAGTTTGAGAGATTGATAACACTCTCAGGTCTGTACGATGAATATGAAGTTTCAGTActgccagcagccggttagcttagcttagcttagcatgaaaaCTGGACaaaaggggaaacagctagcctggctctgtccgaagCTGACAAAATCCCCTCACCAGTATCCAGTGGGCTacctgggtctgaaaagtgaagccaatgcggaagtgccttaaacttgcattctttctaatagccagcagggggcgactcctctggtttgcaaaaagaagtcagattgtgtagaagtctatgagaaaatgaccctacttctcacttgattttttacctcagtaaacattgtaaacatgagtttatggtctcaatcgctagtttcaagtcttcttcaatacagcatgatgttcatttagtaaattatggtcccatttaaagtcaaatagaccataaagcagagtatgctttagggcggggttaccttgtgattgacagtcaCTACCGCGGGGTTGTCCGGTCTGGATGTTGTCTGcattttcatcttacaacttcaaccctttcacagtgtgttttcagatcatgaaagttaaatgtaacatttctaaaaaattcagcattcggttgtacttagctccaccctctcgtgtcacttctggttgtaaaaaacaagatggcgacggccaaataccaagacggcgacggccaaaatgacgaactcgaggcttcaaaactgcagtccacaaacaaatgggtGAAGTCACGGTGAttaagtccacttcttatacagtatacagtctatgccagTACCTCTGAAGCTCACTGATCCATTTTGTTATCTTTGAACACAGCCAGGCTAACTGcttcctctgtttccagtcttggTACTTAACTATGCAAACTGGCTGCCGGCTGTAGCATCATCCTTAAcgtgtggtatcaatcttctcatctaactcttggcaagaaaatGGATGTGcttcctaaaatgtcaaactatccctttaaagtataGGTCACCCAACTATGGAAGACTTTACAGTGCAAAAATACAGTGATTTGAACTGCAGAGTAAATGCAGTTATTTGTTCATATTCTGAAATACATACTCTGCCACTCTAACAAATcttgataaataaaacaacattgtaaaatatataaatgttttatactATGGGATCAATTTTGATGACCTCAAAATACCAATGTTAGCGTAAACGGCTGTAAGTGTGACCTTGCTGGTAAGTCATTGATGTAAAGATCAGATTCGCACCGTGAAGTGTTTTCATCATTGTGAGTGTGGGCTTTGAGAGGAAGACTAGACCGAACACCCTAGTTACTAGAACTTGCTCTTACTCCAAATTTGACAGCCTGACCAAAGCTACGATTGTAAACATTTTTTCCAGTGTGTAGTACTATGATGTGTCATCTCTCAAGGCGAAACATGAAGATACataattatttaaattgtttgttAAGTATTTCTTGTTTACAGAGAGTGGTTGTTGCTGCATTGCTTAGGTTAGTGAGTACTGTACTACTGAAGGTCCATGTCATAACACGCTCCTGCTGCATTAGCTTTCAGTTATGCTCATATTAGGCTGTTGCTCTGATACCCTAACATGGCAATGCAGATGGTGTGAAAAATGATTGTATGTATAGTATCTGTGTCCTGCAGAAATACAATTTGATTTCCTCCCCTGAATATCCAGGCTCACATTgaaaatttgactttttttaatcacgtATGTTATAAAGATCCAGGGTTTCTGCAGGACATTAATGACTCTTTAATGATTCCAATATTGTTCCACTATTAAGGACTCAGAGAGCCGTGGAAAAAAGTGTGTAACAGACGATAAACTCCTGTTGTATGTGCCTTTATGAaatatgttgtgtgtttttgtaccaAGAATTTGAATACTAGTGAAATCCTGTGGTGAGTGCTGGGGCTCAAGCATGCACTTGTTCAAATAAAGCACACGGCGATTTCAATGTAACGCTTTTATccgtttatttaaaaatatatttttacgAACAATTGAAACATCAACAGTATTTCACCAGTGACATACATATACGTATGGAATTACAGCTGTTATGTTAAGACAAGTAGAAAATACTTTGACAATGTACTGAAAACTATCCTGTAGTTCATATTTCTAATTGCAGAcgcactcacatgcacacacaatcactaaatacattaaaaatcaCTTTCACAGGCACAAAACTCAATCCAATGAGCTTTCAAACTGACCAAATAATTTAAAACTTCATAAAACATATATTAGTTCAGCTATATTCTTTTCTTAAGAAAAAACATACCAGGCAAAGAGAGCAGAGTCAAACATTCAGTCATATCAAATAGTTTCCCTGCTTACAGGGGGATTTGTTGACGCCTTTCACAGAAGAACCAGTTGGATGACCTGAAAAACAAGTATCAATCACGTACCAGCACCAGAGTGTTGGGTTCCTTCTCCCCCAACCAGGCAGAACGTAATGCCCAACTGGGCAGATGATTCGTAATTTCAGGATTAAGCCTCTCACCTCCAGATTCCAGTTAAACAGATTTGAATATTTCAAGTAGTAATTATGTCCAGTGCAGTGGTTGGGGCAGTAGAAAGAAGCCAAAAACCTTCCATCTTCACTCTTAAGCACACATCCCATCCCATCTGCCACATAAAACACAGAGGAATGCATTTATGAATTTGATGTTAGGGGTCATTTGTGCACAGACTGTAGATTTATGGGGCGTGCATCCAGCAGCTCACCATTAGAGTACAAAACTCCCAAAAAACTGACCACAAGTGGACAACTTTCTGAAGGCCCATGGacaaaatgttacataaacttaTAGAGGAGGAGGCAATTCAAATGTTTGAGTGTCACTGCGATTCGCCGGAGCTGGTGTGTTTGGAGCCTGCAGGGATCAGAGATGTGACCACCAGTCCTTGACTCAGGTCCAGACCTCGGCCCTCCTTCTCCTAGAAACAAACAGATTCATACAGCTAATATTAAAGCAAAGCCTTACAAGCAGGAGTCCTAACCACTTGTTTTTGACCAATTAACCCACAGATATCAGTCAACTGTCAATATACCTACTAGAAAGTAGAAATACAGAGAGTATGTAGAGAATGTGATGATTCAAAAATCTCTTGTTGAGATTCTCAATGAAAAAGGGAATTAAATATGATCTCCAGTTTGCAGACAACTCACAGCTCTGTACTCCAGAAACATCTCCTTAAAGGCCATGAAGTCAGTGAACGTTAGCAGCATGTCAAAGATGTCACCTGGCACCTCCTCTTTGTGCTGCCTGCAGATGGAGGAAGGACACATGGTGAATCCAATTACATTGGCAATGTACTTTTGTGCCACCTAGTGGCCAGCTGCAAAATTATATTTCTAAAGGCACAACAGGTGCATCAAACTAACTACTGTTTGAGCTGACTAGTTGCTTTCAATGACACCATGTATGTCACCAATTGAATTAAAGTGGTTTAGTCGCTGTAAGAGGAAAACAGCCAGAAATAGGTGGTCTCAGGGGAGACTTATGATGTCAAATCTTACATGAGCAGCCCTATGAAAGTGTTCATGTTGAAGGCAGGGATCCTCTCCACCAGCTGCTGCTCCAGGTGTTTCTCCAGCAGGTCAACCTACACAACAGCCATGAGTGTTATTATGAATTTGGTCATGGTTTACTTTCCTGACTACTACAGACATTCAGTAAAAAGTCTATAGCGTTCTCATCTCatctcgtcacatactgatgctttgtcagaccctttGGCTTCACTCttcggttgcagtaaacataggcttaatgttgtgaattaattaaacaaaaagcacttgcttaggttcaggaaacaaaactaatattgttagatttaggaaaaaacaacaaggtTGGTcataaaactactacgtttgtacagtgaaaattacACTGAACTTTGTGAACAGACACgtacaaacagctgattgtaacatgaaagtgaaactggATGCACAGGAcgcgaacagcggtctcctggatgaaaatcttgtgtttgttggacccattcgcCTCCACTCCTGCCCGTGTGTCTGTTTTGCTCTTTAAATtacatcaccacagcactttcccaaGTGACGCAGATTGGTTTAGATTtcagttaatggaaagcctggtgcgtctcataccgacgcTCACGGGTGCCTTAAGCATCACTATCGAACATCGACGGCCTTGataaagcatcggtatttgacgcactgggaatgagaacgggctgagaAGTCATAATCTTTGATAGAGCTGTAAGTGATGTAACGGTCACATTTCTGAAGCTAACTGTGTATTAGACTTAGACAGGGTTATACAAATCCTATTCATATTCCTTGAACACAGGTGTGGGAGTTCCGTTAGACCACAGCGAGACGCCCAGCAACTCACATATTCATCGAAGATGGGTGTGTAGCTGAGCTTGTTCTCGTCTGAGTCCTCAAACTCCAGGTAGTGTTTCTCCATGAAGCTCTGCTGAAGCTGCTGGAACTCCTCCTCTAAAAGAAATGTCAAGGGCATGTAGAACATCACATATCTTCAGTATTAACTGGCGAAACACTTAAGATTTATAGGTCTTTAGCTGGTTTAGCATACtagccttttaaaaaaaatctcaggATAAGATATGGAAAGGTTTTACCTCTGTACACTTTTCTGTCATGCATTTTTTCACCATTCTCACAGAACAAAAGAAGACCAGACCAACTGAATTGGTTGAAGCAATTTAAGAACCTAAATCCCAATTTCTTtatataataagataagataatcctttattaaaaaaatttcCACTTTTCTCACATTCAGTAGTTTTAtccatttgttttttaagtaCAAAGACTGCTGAGGTATGTTTTTACAACATAAGACTATGACTACTTACTGTCAGATTactgaaaaaaaattgtctttCACAAACAGTAAGATTGAAACTCGCTATAATTTTTTGGGAAACTATGTAATCCTACCCATGATGATGTCCTCTATGCAGCCAATAACAGCATCAAAAGCGGCGTCTGCTAAATCAAGAGATAAAGATCATATCACTTAAAGGTAGACTTTCTATGCAGGATATCACAATATCACATCTATGTATTAATTCTGCTTTCTCTAGCTGTAGACTTGAGTCTCAAAAATGAGAATTTGAGACTTGACTGATTGTGCCATGACACTGCCTTCAGACTTCTAAATGCTCCAAGTCTGACCTGGTAAAGTCCCagaataaaaatttaaaaaagacagcTACAAACAAGCTTTCCATGACCACACAGCTTGAACATTTCATTATTTGGCCTTTGCATTTCACCTAAAGCACTTGGTCGCACAAAGTAACATTAAAAAACACTATTTA
The nucleotide sequence above comes from Sebastes fasciatus isolate fSebFas1 chromosome 4, fSebFas1.pri, whole genome shotgun sequence. Encoded proteins:
- the pllp gene encoding plasmolipin, which produces MADFPSKVTTETSSPNSQTSQQGGNSLRGLAANVTTMMDMSFIRSIPAILMMVEIVLGLLQWALIASAPYTALPAYGWVMFVAVTVWILTTILFFMILLGTQRKLTSIPWPLAVMLYHAVATVLYLTAFLANAVSVYPYRFSYFYGHMGAAAFFGAAVTVAYGASAFFSYLDWKGDGGNAATSTVPT
- the arl2bp gene encoding ADP-ribosylation factor-like protein 2-binding protein, whose translation is MDIQELKVRGCGDNIVDMVDMDEENFAISRWSEADAAFDAVIGCIEDIIMEEEFQQLQQSFMEKHYLEFEDSDENKLSYTPIFDEYVDLLEKHLEQQLVERIPAFNMNTFIGLLMQHKEEVPGDIFDMLLTFTDFMAFKEMFLEYRAEKEGRGLDLSQGLVVTSLIPAGSKHTSSGESQ